TCACCGCCGCTGACGGCTACGACTACGGGCTAAGCCTGCAGATCCTGACGGTCATTGCCGTGGTGGCGCTGACCGGCATCATCATGAACAAAACCAGCATCGGCCGCACCATTTACGCTATGGGCGGCAATAAAGAGGCCGCATCCCGCATGGGCTTCGGCATTCTAAAGCTGCAGATGTTCGTTTATGGCTATATGGGGCTGATGTCTGGCGTCGCCGGTGTGGTTCAATCCGCGACGGTTCTGACCGTTGCGCCGGACTCACTGCTCGGCTACGAGCTAACGGTTCTGGCGGCGGTGGTGCTGGGCGGCACCAGCATTGTCGGCGGGCGCGGTACACTGCTGGGCACCCTGCTGGGAGTTATCCTGCTGGCGGTGCTGCAAAACGGCCTTAATCTGCTCGGTATCTCTTCTTACTGGCATACCGTCGTTACCGGTCTGGTTATCGTCGTCAGCATCAGCATGACGGCCTGGAGCCAGCGTAAAAGTCAGGGAGTTGCGCTATGAGCGGCAGAAAAGTCAAAGACAACGTAGAGATTTACCTAAGCCTGCTAATTGGCGCAACCGTCGTCGCCTTCAGCTTTCTCATGCCCGGCGTCTTCTGGTCGGCGGCTAACTTCCAGTCTATCGCTTCCCAAATGCCGGTACTCGGCGTGCTGGCGTTAGCGATGGCAGTTACCATGCTGACCGGCGGCATCAACCTGTCGATTATCGCCACCATGAACGCCTGTGCGCTGGCAATGGCCTGGGTCGCAACCAACTATCCGCCGGACGCCTTCGGCATGTCGCTGATGCTGCTGGCAGGGCTTGCCATGGCGATGGTCATCGGCTTCGTCAACGGCTTTTTGATCGCCGTCGTTCGCGTGTCGCCGATTCTGGCCACGCTGGGGATCATGACGCTGCTTAACGGTATCAACATTCTGATCTCCAAGGGCTCGGCGATATCCAACTTCCCGGACTACATTCTGGTGATCAACAGCGCCAGCTTGCTGGGTATTCCGGTACCGCTGCTGGTGTTCTTGGCGGTAGTAGCCGTAATGTGGGTCATTCTGGAAAAATCGGCATTTGGGCGCACCGTTTACCTCATTGGCTCTAACGAGCAGGCCAGCCACTACTCCGGTATCAACACACGCAAAACGCTGATTTGGGTCTATATCCTCTCTTCCGTACTGTGCGTGATTGCCGGGCTGTTGATGATGTCCAAGCTTAACTCGGCTAAAGCGTCCTACGGTGAATCCTACCTGCTGGTGTCCATTCTGGCGGCAGTGCTGGGCGGGATTAACCCTGACGGCGGCTTTGGCAAGGTGTTCGGCATGGTGATGGCGCTGATCCTGCTGCAAATGCTGGAGAGCGGCCTGAACATTATGGGCGTGAGCAGCTATATTACGATGGCGCTCTGGGGCGGGCTGCTGCTGGCGTTTATTTTCCTGAAGGGGATAAATTTGTCGGGGCTGTTTGCCAAGTCCAATTAAGTTAATCTATTGGTCAGAGAACGGCGGGCAAATTGCCCGCCGTTTTATTTTTTTAAACTCCATTACAGTGTGAAAAACGCATCGATTTTCACACTGTCGCGTCTAGAGCATAAAGGTATAGTCTGATATAAAACAATTTCATTAAGATAATATTATTAATAGTCATTAGAAAGGATCTCGTATGTCCCCATCAAAGGCCGCGCTAGCCTCGCTAATTCTGGCGCTAGCCTGTAGTGCCCAGGCAAACATGCGCGCGGCGTTTAATTATATCGAAGCACCCTCTTCCCCACTAGCGCCGCCAAAAGCCTCTGTATCAATACCGCAGCTCATAGTGCAAAAAGAAACGCTGGATATTGACTGCGATGACAGCAGATGCTGGGTAGAAGCGGTTTACCATCTAACGTCAAGCGCCGACGCAATGCTTGAATTTGCTTTTATCATGCCCTCCAATACCCCCGTAGAGGCAAAAGTCGCAGGTCACTACAGCGCATCAAAAGTCACGTTAGAAAAAGAGGAAATTAATCAAAAGGAGTTGAAATATAGCTGTTCATCGTGGAGCCACTGCGCCGACAGTCTGCCGCTTTATCGGGCATCCTTTATTGGGAAAGTGTTCAAAGGCAAGAATACGGTTGAGGTCGCCTACTTTCAGCCTCTGACGCTACTGGAAAGGGACTACGGCTACTTCACCGACAGCCGCTATGTAGAAGTATTTATCTACGAATTAGCGCCGCTAAAAGAGTGGCAACTAGCCGACGACTTTACCCTTGACGTAACGCTGTCAGCGCTGCGTAAACGCCCTGAGAGGAACAAAGGCTGGAGCCTGTTCAGCTCGCGTTCTGTGAACTGTTTCCTTTCTGGTCAAAAAGTGGAAAAAGACGGTGACTACCTGAATTTGGCCGCAAGCCTTGATAAGAATTTTCCCAACACGCTGATTTGCAATATGGGAGACAGCGACCTGATAAAAGACAACTAGCAATCAATAGAAAAATATCAGGAGAGGTCGTTCACAAATCCCCGCCGAAGCGGGGTCAGACATCAGGATTAATCTCGGAAGTTGTTGAACTGGAACGGCTGCCCCAGCTCGGCACCCTTCACTAGGGCAATCACGCTTTGCAAATCGTCACGGGCTTTGCCGGTCACGCGCACCTGATCGCCTTGGATCTGAGCTTGCACCTTGATTTTGCTGTCTTTAATCAGCTTCACCAGCTTTTTGGCCATCTCACTTTCAATGCCCTGCTTAAGCTTGGCCTCTACGCTGTAGGTTTTACCGCTGTGCTCTATTTGCTCAGGGATATCCAACGCCGCGCCGTCAATACCGCGCTTGGCCAGCTTATCGCGCAGAATATCCAGCAGCTGCTGTACCTGAAACTCAGACTCGCTGGCGACCTTGATGGTTTCGTTTTTTTCATTTAGCTCAAAGCTGGCGGGCACGTTGCGAAAGTCCCAGCGGTTAGTCAGTTCACGGCTGGCGTTTTCTACGCCGTTGCGCACTTCCGGCATATCGACTTCAGACACAATATCAAAAGATGGCATACTCTCTTCCTTTTTCGTCGTATAACGCTTTTCATCATAGGTAATTTGTGCATGATAACCGTTATGTTCGCGCCTGCAAAATATCAGGCTAAATCTTTCCCGATAACGTTTCCCTATAAAGGAGTAAACCCATGGCACCTCGCGCTTTAGTCTGTCTGGCCCACGGCAGCGAAGAAATGGAAGCCGTCACTACTATCGACATTTTGGTCAGAGGCGGTGTTAACGTTACCACCGCAAGCGTAGAGGGGGACGGCTGTCTGGAAATCGTCTGTTCACGCGGCGTCCGCCTGCTGGCCGATCGCCCGCTGGTCGAAGTAGCCGATGAACAGTTTGACGCCGTGGTGCTACCCGGTGGCGTAAAGGGCGCGGAATGCTTTCGCGACAGCCCGCTGCTGGTCGAAAGAGTTCGCCAAACTCACCTTAGCGGCCACATTGTCGCCGCTATCTGCGCTGCCCCCGCGCTAGTGCTGGCCTATCACAACCTGTTCCCGGTCGGCAACATGGCGGTCTACCCCAGCTTTAAGTCCCAGATTCCGGAAAACCAGTGGATCGACCGCCGGGTTAACTTTGACGACCGGGTGAATCTGGTCACTAGCCAAGGGCCTGGAACCTCTATTGATTTTGGCCTCAAGCTGGTTGAACTGCTGGTAAGTCGGGAAAAGGCCGCTGAAGTGGCAGAACAGCTGATTGTAGCTCAGGGGATTTACGCGTATTTTTAGCGTCAAGATTAATGCAAGATCAGCACTTCTCTTCAATACGTCGCTGCTTTAGCCTAGATGTAGAAACGGCCAGCGACGTGCTGTATGGACAATCGTCACAATCCAGATGATACCTGCTTTATTATCTATTTGATAAACCATTCGGTAGTGTTCATGAGGAATCAATTCTCTTGTTCCCTCTATTTTCCCCTTCACACCTATCATCGGATATTTTACTAGCCTGACTACAGATTCGCTGAACAGTTCATCCAGATCAATCGCTGCTGTTGGATTTCTTTCTGACAAATACTCCCAAATAGCAATACGATCTAATAGTGCTTCTTTCGTCCATTGAACCTTCAAATTTTGCCTGCCAGCTTATTCCTTCGTGCAAGGAACATCTGTTCAACATCCTCATTACTTATACCTTCTCCTGCACGTATAGACTGTTGGCCACTCTCGACTTTCTTTGCTATGTAGTCATCATAATTCTGAGATTCTCGCTGCCGCTGTATATATTCTCGCATTAAATCTCGCATCACCTGCGAAGCAGGCCTGTGATTTGCCTTTGCGGCAGCCATAAAACTTTCACGCAGAGAAGGCTCCAATTTCATAGTGAATACGGCATCTTTAGGCATGATCTTTTCTCTGTCTGATTTCTTATACTGGCTAAGTATATACACTGTCATTACCTTTTACTCCTACCGTTTTTCATTGAAATAGCTGACATCTAGGCCATTAACTCTTGGTTACTAGCTGAAGCTATTCAATACCAGTTGACGAACAGAAAACACTATTGTCACTTGATTTCAATATGAGTCATAGCAGACATCCTCTATTTTGCGAGACATCACGAGACATAGCGTTCCGATAGAGCTTTTAGCCTTTTCACATACTCATTTCGTTTCATATCACCAATAAAAAAGGCTCGCCAAAGCGAGTAATGCCAGTCAGTTAAGCAACTGACTGGCAGTTTTTCTCCAGGCTTTACTGTATTTTTTTGGCCTTTCCTTTACCACTCTCGGGAAGGCTCGTTCTCTTCTCACTGGTAGCCTTACCAGTTGCCCCATGCTTTCAAGATCACGCATTAGCTCTGGGATACGCCCCGGCGAAGCGCCCTGTAGTGTCATCAGCATCCTCATCACCATTCCGCATGACTCCGAGAAGCTCAGTTGATTTGACCAGTAACCTTTCAGGCTTCCTGCCATTTTAATCATCTGATATCTCACAAGATTATAGGCCAGCAACACACCCCACAGCTCCTGCTCCACAAGCTCTGGCTTTTTACTTCTCAGCGTTAGCCTGCTCAGTTGCATCGTCTGTTTTATCTCCCGGTAACCCAGTTCGATTTCCCACCGATGGCTGTACAGGTCTGCCATCTCTCCACCCGGGAAGCGCATTGCATCCGTCATTGATGTCAGGAGATAGCAGGTTTTTCCTTTGCGGGTGAACGTCAGCAGTCGGGCCGTCATTTCTTCTCCCAGCTCCGGCCATTTTTTTCGTGCCTGTGGACTGGTTTTCAACCTTACCAGATGGTCGCCTTTACCCAACTTTCTCACTTCTTCGTATTGCGCACCCTTTCTCAGCGGTATCATCCAGTGCCGGTGCTCTCCCGCCTGATTCCAGGCATTCAACAGGCCAAGCGAGTAATAGCCTTTATCAAGCAGGGTCAGCGTATTATCGCCGGTCTGCTCTATCAGTTGCTCTGCGAGGACATTTTCACTCTCTTTCATCGTGCCGAAGGCGGCAGCAGTAAGCAGATGGCTGGTCAGTTCCATCTGGCAGACCATTTTTACCTGAGGATACATCCCCGGTTGTCCCGCAAAAGTCTGACGCGGGAAGGCGATATCATTTTCGGGTGTATCCTGCGTTCGCCAGACCACGCCATCCAGGGCTAGCAGAGTTAGACCGCACCAGTGCGGGTGTGTCGTGGCTCCATGCCAGAGCTGCGCGGTTTGTGTGAACACACGGCGAACAGCCTCGCTTCCCAGGCGCTGGCGGGCCTGGATTACGGCACTGGGGGCGACAAAGGGACGGTTGCCCGGCAGCATGATATCCAGCCGATTGACGATTTGGTGAAGCGGTTCTTTGCGTTCGAGAGCCATACCGACAATGCACCAGACCATCATTTCGAGCGGGAGACGACGTTTGCGCAGAGTGACGGAGCCAGATTCGGCAATGCAGCGGGAAATCAGTTCGGGGTCCAGAAAGTCACCCAGTGAAGTCATAGGGTTACGCAAAGAGTCGTAACGAGATACCAAATCAAGAGCCTGTCCGATGTGCATAAAAAATCCGGAAACGAGTGAACATTTCCGGATTCTTACACAACTACTGGAGCGGTCAATCGATCCTTAACTGATCAGCATTACTCGCCAAAGCGAGCCCCTTTCGTCATACCGGCAAAACCTACCTCGCCGCCCGATACACCTTCACGTTATTGAAGCCCTGCTCTTGCAGGTAAAGCGCCTGCAGGCGGCTCATCACGCCGCGTTCGCAGTAGAGCAGATAGGTTTTCGATCTGTCCAAATCGCCAAACGCGGTACCAAGCTTATAGAACGGAATGTGCTGGGTTTCAACACCCTCCAGCGCCAGCGGGCGGTTTTCTACTTCGTCCACTGAGCGAATATCGATAATCACATCGCTCGCGCTAAACGCCGCAACAGTCTCCACTTCAGCGACCTGTTCCTGTGCCTGCTCGGCGATCTGACGGATATCCATGTTGACTGCATTCGCCACGACGTTTTCAAGAATGCTAAAGTCAAACTTGGCCTCTTCTTCCTCGATCTTGGCCTTCACCGCCTTTACGGTCGGGCTTTTTGAGATCACGCCGCAGAACTCCGGCATGGTCTTGGCGAAGTCTTCAGTACCGATCTTGCGTGCAATATTGATGATGTGCTCTTTGTCGTGAGAAATCAGCGGACGCAGGATCAGCGTATCAGAAGCATTGTCAATCAGGCGCAGATTGGTCAGCGTCTGGCTGGACACCTGCCCCAGCGCTTCGCCGGTGACAATGGCCTGCACGCCGTAGCGCTCGGCCAGCGCCGAGGAGGCGCGCACCATCATGCGCTTGAGCACAACGCCCATCTGGCCGTCATCAACCTTTTCGAGGATCTCGCCAACCACTGGTGCAAAATCAACGGCTAAGAAACGCACCTTGTGGGAGCTGCCATAGCGGCTCCACAGGTAGTGTGCCACCTGCTTAACGCCAATCTCGTGGGTTGCACCGCCTAAGTTAAAGAAGCAGTAGTGTACACGGCAACCGCGGCGCATCAGCATATAGCTGGACACACCCGAGTCGAAGCCGCCGGAAATCAGCGACAGCACGTCTTCCTGTGAGCCAATGGGAAAACCGCCCAGCCCTTCGTAGCGAGCCTGGATCATAATCAGGCGATCGTCTTCAATTTCCAGACGCACCGTCACCTGTGGCGACGTCAGGTTGACCCTGGCGGATTCGATATGCTGATTCAAACCGCCGCCCACGTAGCGTTCTACGTCCTGAGAAGAAAACTCGTGCTTACCGCGGCGCTTAACCCGCACGCAGAAGCTTTTCCCTTCCAGCTGTTCCCGGTAGTTAGCCAGCGCCTGCTCGAAAATATTGTGCATGTCGCTATAGGGCTTCTCATCTACCTCTAGAATGTGGTGAATGCCGGGAATACGCACCAGCGCATCGCGCACTGTCGGCGCATCGGCCTCGTCTTTAATCCGGACTTCGATAAAATCCCAGTGACGAATGACGGCGCACTCTTCCAGACTTTGCCTGAGAACGTTGCGAATATTGCCGGTCAGCATTTTGATAAAGCGCTTGCGCACGGACTGGCTTTTAATCGTAATTTCGGGGAACAGCTTAATGATAAACTTCATGATCTTCGCGAATTGAATGGGTTAGATGGCTTAACGGGTCGTCGTTTTTAAGGCGAGCGTTTTTAGGGCGTGGATTATACACCCTGAAGGGGGCTAACGCATTAGTAATCAACACCAGAGCAAACCAGCAGCCGCTAGCTCGAACAGGACACCACTATCCCCTTCCCCTCGTCTGGAGGCGGCGCATCCAGCGACTCGAACTCTTTGGCATCCAGATAGGGATTAAGCAGGCTTCGATGCAAGAGAGACAGCGGCGCTACGTCGTCGCGCTCTGCACCTTCTATAGCCTGTTGCGCGAGATAATTACGCAGCACCCGGCGGGGGCTGGCGGCGCGGATGCTTTCTTGCCGCAGGGCATCGTCAACGTCTTCACGCCGCAGGCGCTCGCACCAGCGACGGTGCCAGTCATCAAAGGCGGCTCTATCAATAAAGTCGTCCCGCAGGGCAATCGACGAGCCGCTCTGCTCAATCTCAGACAGCCCGCGAAGCGTCAGCGTGTAGTCACGCCGCTCCTTTTCCATCAAATCTAACAGCGCGTTTAGCAGATCGCTGTCACCCTCTTCCCGTGTAAACAGCCCAAGCTTCGCCCGCATCCGCAGTCCGTATTCTTCCCTCAGTGCCGGCTCATAGGCCGCCAGCCCGGCCTGTAGCTGTTCAATGCTCATTATGCCTGAGAGTGCGTTAGCCAAACGGTGCAGGTTCCAGTAGGCAACTGAGGGCTGGGCGTGGAATGCATACCGCCCCTGATAGTCGCTGTGGTTACAGATAAAGCCGGACTGATAGTCATCCATAAAGCCGTAGGGACCGTAGTCAATAGTGATCCCCAGAATCGACATGTTGTCGGTGTTCATCACGCCGTGAGAA
This DNA window, taken from Leminorella richardii, encodes the following:
- a CDS encoding ABC transporter permease is translated as MVNKFGIKKHEMFLGLTILVIGGYLSFASPDFMTLGNVYDLVNNYAMLTILACGLFIVLISGGIDISFPAMTIISQYVMVTLIQNTTGNFALAFAISGGIGLLLGLINALLVNRLNVPSIIITISTLNIFYGLLLYLTKGVWLYSYPEWFEHGVMLFKFTAADGYDYGLSLQILTVIAVVALTGIIMNKTSIGRTIYAMGGNKEAASRMGFGILKLQMFVYGYMGLMSGVAGVVQSATVLTVAPDSLLGYELTVLAAVVLGGTSIVGGRGTLLGTLLGVILLAVLQNGLNLLGISSYWHTVVTGLVIVVSISMTAWSQRKSQGVAL
- a CDS encoding ABC transporter permease; its protein translation is MSGRKVKDNVEIYLSLLIGATVVAFSFLMPGVFWSAANFQSIASQMPVLGVLALAMAVTMLTGGINLSIIATMNACALAMAWVATNYPPDAFGMSLMLLAGLAMAMVIGFVNGFLIAVVRVSPILATLGIMTLLNGINILISKGSAISNFPDYILVINSASLLGIPVPLLVFLAVVAVMWVILEKSAFGRTVYLIGSNEQASHYSGINTRKTLIWVYILSSVLCVIAGLLMMSKLNSAKASYGESYLLVSILAAVLGGINPDGGFGKVFGMVMALILLQMLESGLNIMGVSSYITMALWGGLLLAFIFLKGINLSGLFAKSN
- a CDS encoding YajQ family cyclic di-GMP-binding protein, which gives rise to MPSFDIVSEVDMPEVRNGVENASRELTNRWDFRNVPASFELNEKNETIKVASESEFQVQQLLDILRDKLAKRGIDGAALDIPEQIEHSGKTYSVEAKLKQGIESEMAKKLVKLIKDSKIKVQAQIQGDQVRVTGKARDDLQSVIALVKGAELGQPFQFNNFRD
- the yajL gene encoding protein deglycase YajL, translating into MAPRALVCLAHGSEEMEAVTTIDILVRGGVNVTTASVEGDGCLEIVCSRGVRLLADRPLVEVADEQFDAVVLPGGVKGAECFRDSPLLVERVRQTHLSGHIVAAICAAPALVLAYHNLFPVGNMAVYPSFKSQIPENQWIDRRVNFDDRVNLVTSQGPGTSIDFGLKLVELLVSREKAAEVAEQLIVAQGIYAYF
- a CDS encoding type II toxin-antitoxin system RelE/ParE family toxin, with the protein product MKVQWTKEALLDRIAIWEYLSERNPTAAIDLDELFSESVVRLVKYPMIGVKGKIEGTRELIPHEHYRMVYQIDNKAGIIWIVTIVHTARRWPFLHLG
- a CDS encoding CopG family ribbon-helix-helix protein, with amino-acid sequence MTVYILSQYKKSDREKIMPKDAVFTMKLEPSLRESFMAAAKANHRPASQVMRDLMREYIQRQRESQNYDDYIAKKVESGQQSIRAGEGISNEDVEQMFLARRNKLAGKI
- a CDS encoding IS4 family transposase, translated to MHIGQALDLVSRYDSLRNPMTSLGDFLDPELISRCIAESGSVTLRKRRLPLEMMVWCIVGMALERKEPLHQIVNRLDIMLPGNRPFVAPSAVIQARQRLGSEAVRRVFTQTAQLWHGATTHPHWCGLTLLALDGVVWRTQDTPENDIAFPRQTFAGQPGMYPQVKMVCQMELTSHLLTAAAFGTMKESENVLAEQLIEQTGDNTLTLLDKGYYSLGLLNAWNQAGEHRHWMIPLRKGAQYEEVRKLGKGDHLVRLKTSPQARKKWPELGEEMTARLLTFTRKGKTCYLLTSMTDAMRFPGGEMADLYSHRWEIELGYREIKQTMQLSRLTLRSKKPELVEQELWGVLLAYNLVRYQMIKMAGSLKGYWSNQLSFSESCGMVMRMLMTLQGASPGRIPELMRDLESMGQLVRLPVRRERAFPRVVKERPKKYSKAWRKTASQLLN
- the thiI gene encoding tRNA uracil 4-sulfurtransferase ThiI, whose translation is MKFIIKLFPEITIKSQSVRKRFIKMLTGNIRNVLRQSLEECAVIRHWDFIEVRIKDEADAPTVRDALVRIPGIHHILEVDEKPYSDMHNIFEQALANYREQLEGKSFCVRVKRRGKHEFSSQDVERYVGGGLNQHIESARVNLTSPQVTVRLEIEDDRLIMIQARYEGLGGFPIGSQEDVLSLISGGFDSGVSSYMLMRRGCRVHYCFFNLGGATHEIGVKQVAHYLWSRYGSSHKVRFLAVDFAPVVGEILEKVDDGQMGVVLKRMMVRASSALAERYGVQAIVTGEALGQVSSQTLTNLRLIDNASDTLILRPLISHDKEHIINIARKIGTEDFAKTMPEFCGVISKSPTVKAVKAKIEEEEAKFDFSILENVVANAVNMDIRQIAEQAQEQVAEVETVAAFSASDVIIDIRSVDEVENRPLALEGVETQHIPFYKLGTAFGDLDRSKTYLLYCERGVMSRLQALYLQEQGFNNVKVYRAAR
- a CDS encoding protein adenylyltransferase SelO, with translation MPQFVHSYFDELPGCYTALSPTPLKGARLLYHSEPLAVELDLPSALFEPENSGVWAGETLLPGMQPLAQVYSGHQFGAWAGQLGDGRGILLGEQVTKSGTRLDWHLKGAGLTPYSRMGDGRAVLRSTVREFLASEALHGLGIPTTRALTIVASDEPVYRETVERGSMMMRIAPSHIRFGHFEHFFYTGQQEQLRRFLDYVQCHHWPELINESERDFLWFKDVAERTGRLIAAWQAVGFSHGVMNTDNMSILGITIDYGPYGFMDDYQSGFICNHSDYQGRYAFHAQPSVAYWNLHRLANALSGIMSIEQLQAGLAAYEPALREEYGLRMRAKLGLFTREEGDSDLLNALLDLMEKERRDYTLTLRGLSEIEQSGSSIALRDDFIDRAAFDDWHRRWCERLRREDVDDALRQESIRAASPRRVLRNYLAQQAIEGAERDDVAPLSLLHRSLLNPYLDAKEFESLDAPPPDEGKGIVVSCSS